Within the Laribacter hongkongensis DSM 14985 genome, the region CATGATGAGGTGGTGCCTCGTTGCATGATGAATCTCCTGTATGTGCCGCCTTAAAAAACCCACCCCGCCAACGGGCAGAATGGGGTTCGGGGGGATGGAGTGGCGCTGGACCAGCCTTGCTTGAAGAGGACAACTTACGGACGGCAGGAGAAATCCTTACTGCCCCAGGGGTCGATGACCCTGGCTGCATCACGGCTTGGCACCGGATAGGTACGGTTGCCGATCGTGACGGACACGTTCTTGCCCGTGCGCAGGGCACGATAGATCCCCGGCCACTGCTGGCGCCCGGCCGGCGTCGTCCGAACCGTCCGGTTCCGGGCGGACATCCTCCGTCACCGCCTGCCAGAACGCGGCTTCGCGCCTGATCAGGTCGACGATCTTCGCTTCGTCCCGTTCCACCCGCCAGATCCGGAAGTCCTGTCCGCCGACCAGCACTGCCACATCAGCCCAGGCGTGGCCGGTTACCGCCAACTGGTGTAGCACCTGACACTGGTACGCCACCGGGATGCCGTCCTCCCACTGCGGTGCACTGTGCCAGCCGGCGATCTTGATCTCCAGCACGCCCGGTCCGGCCGCCTCCCCGACGACCTCGCGGTCAAGGTTGGCCAGCATGAAGGCATGTCCGGGATGCTGCAGCACCGCATTGACCCGGCGTATCCGGCGTCCGGTGCGTTCGGCATACACCCGGGCCAGCACCGGTTCCAGCACCGTGCCCCAGACCACTGCCTCCTTGCCGGACACATCCTCCGG harbors:
- a CDS encoding YqaJ viral recombinase family nuclease; translation: MRSRHGQARRLASTVGLDRQAWLAIRQRGIGSSDAAAAVGLSPYKSPLTLWLEKTGRQLPEDVSGKEAVVWGTVLEPVLARVYAERTGRRIRRVNAVLQHPGHAFMLANLDREVVGEAAGPGVLEIKIAGWHSAPQWEDGIPVAYQCQVLHQLAVTGHAWADVAVLVGGQDFRIWRVERDEAKIVDLIRREAAFWQAVTEDVRPEPDGSDDAGRAPAVAGDLSCPAHGQERVRHDRQPYLSGAKP